In Oryzihumus leptocrescens, the following are encoded in one genomic region:
- a CDS encoding DUF5679 domain-containing protein, protein MAETGETYKGEFYCVKCKEKREAEGNVVETNGRRMAKGKCPVCGTNLNRILGKA, encoded by the coding sequence ATGGCTGAGACCGGCGAGACCTACAAGGGCGAGTTCTACTGCGTCAAGTGCAAGGAGAAGCGGGAGGCGGAGGGCAACGTCGTCGAGACGAACGGCCGCCGCATGGCGAAGGGCAAGTGCCCCGTGTGTGGCACCAACCTCAACCGCATCCTCGGCAAGGCCTGA